The Lutra lutra chromosome 7, mLutLut1.2, whole genome shotgun sequence genome segment TGTGAGGAGCTGTCCTTCCGCAGGATGGAGTCACCAGCATGGGGGCGGGGTGACAGCACTGTTCTAGGGATGCCTTAGTGAGCATGGCCTTGGTGCTGGAGAGGGGCACATGCTAGGGAGCGGTGACCAGCACTTCTCACTGTCACAGTGCGCCACAGACCCAAAGACCACCAGGACCCCCAAGGGTCTCGGGAGGAGGGGCTTTCCCTGAGCAGGGGAGTGGCCACCCATCAGGCGTGTGACTAGGACCCACATGGCCACAGCTAGTCAGCACAATGGTGCCAGGGAGCCTCGACACCTtctgggctgggagcagggagaatTGCCAAGGACTAGGTGATGGCCTATTAAACTTGGGACCCCACACCCCTCGGCCCAAACACACAGCCAGGCCTCAGGtccaaaaacaacccaaatgcttTAATGTTTAATGGCCTGCCTCCTGGGCCCACAGCCTTCTTACAAACCTTAGCCAGGCCAAGGGCCCAGCTTGCCAGCGTCTGGCTCAGTTTAGTACTCTGTAAGGAGGTCACTCATAGCAGGCGTGACCGATGGGGCTCTGGCTTGGGGAATGCCAAGGTCCCCAGTCCGTATCTTTGAAGACCTCCCAGGATCCAGCTGTCATTCAGCCTGTCTTGTCTAGTCCCTGAGTCCCTGCAGCTGCTTGGCTTCTAGCAAACATACCACTTTCTCAGGAAGATGCACCGGGGGGACAAGGCAGCTCAAGGAAGTTACTGGTGTCAATTCAGGACAGGCCTGGGGCCTCCCAGAGGTGAAAGCAGCAGGCCCAGAACAAGGATGTCAGCCCCAGGCTGTATCTGGGCACCCCCTgtagtgaaggaaggaaggagcaggctccccagagagcttccaggctggGGAGGGTCAGGGCCCAACCCCAGACTTTAGGGCATAGCCCCAGGCTTTCCTGGGAAATGACTCTAGAAAGTGTAAGTCATACACACTGTACACTGTATCACCCTAAATAACCAAGTCCTATGACACAAAAAGACTTTCTAGAAGGTTCTACTTGCCTTAGCCTCCTATTCTAGGCCCTGGCTGGGATCTAGGCCCCCGtcctggggagggagcagagaacaAACCTTAATGGGTGTGTGTCAGGCATCACccccacaacaaccctgtgaggtaggctGCGTTGTCCTATCTTACAAACTGGGAACTGAGGGCTCAAGGTAGGAAGTGACTTGCCTGGTTACACAGCAAGAACACAGGAGCCCAAGGATTCAAGCCCAAGTCTGTTGAGCTCCAAAGCCCACACATTTTCTCTAAGGAAGAAACAGGAAGTAGTCCTTTCTAATAAAAAAGGCCCTCAAGTAAAAAGTTCAGGGGCTCTCAGCCCActacggggtgggggtggggggcaagagagcaggagaagcTCCAATGGCATGTCCACTCCTGGCCCTGGGCAGCTGGCCTTACAAAAGGTTGGGGTCCAGACAGTGACCCCCACACAGCAGCTGTCCAAACAGCCACCAAGGCTACAGGTGATGGCTTTGGCCACCCAGCACCTGTGGGTGGGGCACAGACCGGTCTGGCCCTGAGGCCTTATGGCCCCAAGTGGGCAGTGCTAGGCCACTGAGCCAAGCAGTTTCCAGCAGGCTGCGGAAGCGGGCCCTTAGTGTGGGGCCAGGGGGTCTGGTGCTGGCAGCAGGGGTAGGGGAGGTACCATGGGACCCTTCCCCAGCGGTTGCCTCTGCTTTCTCCGGGCCAGGGGTTGGTGGCTTCCTCCCTGGCTTCCTGGCCTTGGGGACAGGTGACTTCCAGACCAGGGCTAGGCTCTCCGGCTCATCTCTGGCCATGGTGGGTTCTGAGGAGGGCACAGATCCAGCCTCAGTGTCAAAGTTACCTGGAAAACGAACACACAGTCAGGACGCAGACCCCAACACCCTCAGGCCCCACCTCCTGGCCTCCAAAGCCACCTAGACCAGTAGTTCCACTCTGCCTCAGGCCTGGAGGGCCCCAGCAGGGTCACGGGTCATGCCATCATGACTTCCCCATGTGTGCCGGAAGCCGAAAGGTGTGCTTCTACCCAGGTGACGCCAGGGCTCTATTAGATGACGGTACTGCTCAGGCAAAGCATCTGGTCCAAGAACCAAAGGAAAAGGGCCAACAAGACAGGAACCACTGGCCTGTACAGGCAGGGAAATTGGGGCATGGAGAGAGGGGGCCCTGTTACACCTAAGAGTGGCATCCTTCTACCAGACCACCCCCAGGGCCCAGGAgtggaggaagcagcagagggggcaggagagggctTCTGACCAAGAGCACATCTCGTGGCAAGTGAGGCTGTCAGGGAGAACACGAAGGACACCCACAGAAGGTCCACCCTCCCTGGATCGGGGGAGGACTCACAGCTCAGGGAGGGAGTGACTGGGGCACCAAATCCAGCCAGCAGCAGGAAGAACCTGGGTCCCAGTCAGTTCTGCACTAGGCCCCAGACTCTTCCAAGCTTGGACAGGGCAGGAGGGGACTGTGGAGTGCCCAGCAGGCAGCCCGGAAAATACGGCCCTGTCTTCTCTGGGCTTGACAGCCCAACTGTCCAGAGAGAAGACTGGGCTGGAGCCTCTGAGCCATGCATGATACCCCTCACTCcactccacccccgccccccgccgttCAACAACAGTCCCGCGTACATTCTCTTTGCACCCATTTGGGCAAGTGCTCCAACTTAAGTGCTCAGGAGTAAGCAATGCTTGTCACCTAGACCCCAAGTTCCACATGTATGCCTCACTGCCTCGGGCGCCTTCCCCACCCGACGTGGAGCCAGGACAAGGTAAGGGCCCAGGGCAAAGTTGCCAGGTGGTGAGGGGACGAGAAACCATTCCCATGGAGACACAGCACAGACAGAGCTTGGTGGCAGAATGGCGGAGCATTGAGGGAAGGCTATAGAGCAAGTCACAGGCCTCAGGCCTCCATGTGCCAGGTATCCTGATGGACAAAAGGCCACGATGGGCACACCTGGCACCATCAGCAAAGTTCCAGCAGGAGTGAGTGTACACAGCACGCAGCAGCTGCCCAGAGCAGGGCCAAGCGACCTAAGTTCATGATGCTTCAGAACAGAAAAAGAGCAAGCTGGAGAACAGTACGCATGAGACATCTTTTAGTATGGGAAAAGCAAACCAGGAACATCGCTCCGACTTATGGGGGCGCTTCCGTGACTATAAATACTGGGACAACTAAAACACGGCACATTCAAAAGGCAACCGTGtttggagggagaaggggacccCTGCCTACTGTCGGGAATCAGGTACTATTTACTGAAGGGGagaaggtggggtgggaggcaaaGGATTTAAGGGAAAGCTTAGGAGTGTGGGTCTGGGAGGAGTTAAGGGTCGGAGAGATACTGAGTGCAAAAGGCCAGCATGCATTTAGTAATTCAGGGCTCAAGCTCAGAAGAAGGGAAGCCGGGTGGGACACAGACACAGGAGGAAGAGACCTCAGGTAGAGAACAGGGCCTCATCAGAGCCCTAGAACCCAAAGGAGAAGTCTACACTGAGGTGGGAGAAGGCCCAGCAAAGGAGGGAAGCTGGAAAGCTGCAGCATCGGGGAAAGTTAAGATAAGTTTCCACAGGGACAGAGCAGCAGGCCTGCTCAGAGGCTTAGGGAAGAGGCCATGAAGGCCCCGGTTGTGCCAGGGTgaggagggatggggggtgggagtgggggtgggggtccacaGGGCCTCCCCGGGGATGGCCAGGCCCCTCTGTAGCACCAGTTCTTGGGCTCCCCTGCCCCGAGTCCCAGGCAGTCCCTTGGCCCGGCTGTGACCACTCACACAGCCCACACACCTGTCACTCGTTCGTTCACACAGCTCCGGTGGCTACTGGGGCCGCCCCATGCTCACCCAGCTGGCGGCGGACACAGTCCCGCCACTGCAGGCCCAGCAGGTCGGGGTAGATGTCGGGCAGCTGGCGCAGAGCCAGCAGCTTGAGCATGCGCGAGGTGCAGCCGTGCAGGGCCCGCTCACGCAGCGCGCGCTCCTCGGATAGCGTGGTGGGTCGCAGCTCCACGCGGTGCTCCTGTAGCACATGGTCCACGGAGGCCGGCGGCAGCCGGGGGAAGAGGCGTTCCTTCACCAGGTGGATGGGCACAAAGATGGCGCCGGCGCGCACCACGTGGGGGAAGGGGCACTGCTGCGTGCACACGAAGCTCTGCAGCTGTGACAGCAGCTTGCCCAGCAGCCCCTGCACAGCCTGGCAGTCCTGCCACGCCGCCCGGCCCCAGGGTCCCCCCGTCTCCAGCCACTCCCGCAGCTTCTCGGGAGGAGAGTGTGCCACTGAGCCCGAGATGGCATCGCACAAGGATGCGTGCAGGCCCGTGAAGTGTTGCTCTGGAGagtctgctggggctgggggagaggctggagtcggggccggggctggggcctgggcaggTGAGGGGGCCAGCGCGGGAGTGGGGGCCGCGGCCATAGCGGGAGGACTGGGCAGCGCCATGTTGAAGCAGGCCACGGGCAAGGGCTGCGTGAGAATCTGGAGACCAAGGGGCACGGTCGTGGGGGTGGGTACAGCTTGGGCGGGCGCAGTGGCTGGGGTGGGCGCCGATGGGGCCACAGTGGCTGGCAGGGGTGCTGGCCGGAGGATCTTGAATTTTCGGAACATGAAGGCCACGGAGCTGTGGAAGTTGGTCCTTGGGGTGGTGGCCTCGGTGGCTGCCGGCACCCCGGGCAGCCCTGGCGTTTCCGTGACTATCTTTTCCAGCTCTGGCAGATCCAAGACTGTGTTCCCCACACCTGGCACATCCAGGGCTGCCGTGGGCCTGGCACGCACCTCGGGACTAGGAACCCGGACAGGAGCCTCTGCCAAGGGCTTCTTCACACTTAAGTCCAGGGCCACCTCCTCTCtaagtgagcagggagcctttgAAGGGGCCTCCTGGGCTGGCAGGGTTCCCCCACAGTCTTTGGCAGGGCTCTCACTGGGGGCTGGGGCCAGGTCAGGCTCAGTCGAGTCCTCGGGAGCCTGCACATCCAGATAGTCACGGTAGGGGGCCAAGCTGAAGACATTGTCAATAATCGGCATTGGCGGAGAGCCAGGCGGCAGAGCACCCTTGTTCTGCAGCAGAGACTGGCGCTCCTGGGCGCATGGTGGGAGCGCTGGAGGGGTGCGTGGAACTGGGCTATCCCCAATGACAATGGGTGCCCCAGGATGCTCATCgagctggggctggagctgcTCTTTCCTGCAGCTGGGCAGCCACACCTTCTCCTCTGCTTCCTGGACTGGCTTCTCCACAGGCCTCACGGGCTCTGAGCAGGGCTGGCTGGCAGGCAGGGACTGGCATGCTCGCTGGAAGGCACTGGGCTGCACACTGGAAGGCACAGCCTGTACACTGTTTTGGGAAGGCGGCGTCCCTCCAAGCCCCGGGGATGCTCCATAGAGAGAGAGGTCATCCCGGGCATAAGGAAAGCCCAGTGTCTGGGCGGCAAAGTCCATTGGGCACCGGGGAGCAAGAGGTGGGTCCAGCTTGAGGCCTGGTGACGGTgcggggagtggggcagaggggtaAGAAAAAGTGTCCAGGCCCACTGAGGCCatatagggtgcctgggcagcCTGCTGCCTCAGGTAGGGGCTGCTCAGCCCACCAGCTGGGTACCCAGCCCCCTTGTGGGCTCCCAGAGGTTGTAGGGGAAGCACTGAGCTGTAGCTCCCCTGCTTCTCCGGGTGGCGACAGGCTGGTGGGCAAGGCAGGGCCTGTGGAGGGTGAGGGAGCGGGTAGTGGGTAGGCACTGTATCCTGGCAGGCTGGCCCCAGCGGTTGGGCCAGCTGGGTCCATGGACTGGGAGGTCCGTCAGACAATGCCTGCTTGGGGTCCCCAGGGTAAGGACCTGCATATTTGGAGGCCAGCAAGCCTGTGCTGTGGATGGTCTGATACTTCTCCAGAAATGCCTGGCACGGGGAGAAGCTCACTGAGTTCTTGCCAGATCCCCCAGCTGGCACACCACGCAAGAAGGTGCCATCTAGGGACTGGCCCTTGCCAGGAGTTGGGGTCAGAGAACAAGACGGGTCAGCCGGGGGTAAGAGGGGTCCGGGCACCATCGTCCAGTCAACATCCAGTGGCCTCTTCGCCGCCCCATCCCCCAGGCAAGCCGAGAGCCCGTAACACAGAGGGCCGCGGTAGACAGGTTTGGGTGCTGCCAATGGTGGGCCTGGGTAGGAATGAGATTGGGGACCAAAGGGCAGGAGCTCAACAGGGCCAGGGTCCTGCACCTTCTCAGAGCTTTCTGCTGCTGGGCGGTACAGCAGGCAACTGGTCAACAGGCTGTCTGTCCGAAGAGGGGGTCCTGCCATGCTGGTGGGGTACAAGGGTGGATATGGGGTCCAAGATGCCAACTGCTCAGACCCTGCCTTGGGAGCACTCCCCATAGGGCAGGAGAAGTAGGCACCCTTGTAGCTGCAGGGGTCCTGGTTACCAACAGAAGAGGACAGGCTGTGCCCAGGTCCAGAGTCTGCCTCCAGGCGGGGCAGCTTGCCATATATCACAggccccagggtccccaggggcCGCTTCTCCGCCATCACTGTGAAGGCTTCAAGCCCTCAGGGGCCCCAGCTACTCGACTGCTgacctgggagagagagaaaggtagggGCTGTCAGAACAGGCTACAGGCGAGCAAGTGAGGGCTGCTGCTCTCACTGGCTCATCGCCGCACCTCAGAACCTGGCACTTAGCAGATGCTCGATAAAGcctagaatgaatgaatgcatgagtcA includes the following:
- the C7H15orf39 gene encoding uncharacterized protein C15orf39 homolog isoform X1; the encoded protein is MAEKRPLGTLGPVIYGKLPRLEADSGPGHSLSSSVGNQDPCSYKGAYFSCPMGSAPKAGSEQLASWTPYPPLYPTSMAGPPLRTDSLLTSCLLYRPAAESSEKVQDPGPVELLPFGPQSHSYPGPPLAAPKPVYRGPLCYGLSACLGDGAAKRPLDVDWTMVPGPLLPPADPSCSLTPTPGKGQSLDGTFLRGVPAGGSGKNSVSFSPCQAFLEKYQTIHSTGLLASKYAGPYPGDPKQALSDGPPSPWTQLAQPLGPACQDTVPTHYPLPHPPQALPCPPACRHPEKQGSYSSVLPLQPLGAHKGAGYPAGGLSSPYLRQQAAQAPYMASVGLDTFSYPSAPLPAPSPGLKLDPPLAPRCPMDFAAQTLGFPYARDDLSLYGASPGLGGTPPSQNSVQAVPSSVQPSAFQRACQSLPASQPCSEPVRPVEKPVQEAEEKVWLPSCRKEQLQPQLDEHPGAPIVIGDSPVPRTPPALPPCAQERQSLLQNKGALPPGSPPMPIIDNVFSLAPYRDYLDVQAPEDSTEPDLAPAPSESPAKDCGGTLPAQEAPSKAPCSLREEVALDLSVKKPLAEAPVRVPSPEVRARPTAALDVPGVGNTVLDLPELEKIVTETPGLPGVPAATEATTPRTNFHSSVAFMFRKFKILRPAPLPATVAPSAPTPATAPAQAVPTPTTVPLGLQILTQPLPVACFNMALPSPPAMAAAPTPALAPSPAQAPAPAPTPASPPAPADSPEQHFTGLHASLCDAISGSVAHSPPEKLREWLETGGPWGRAAWQDCQAVQGLLGKLLSQLQSFVCTQQCPFPHVVRAGAIFVPIHLVKERLFPRLPPASVDHVLQEHRVELRPTTLSEERALRERALHGCTSRMLKLLALRQLPDIYPDLLGLQWRDCVRRQLGNFDTEAGSVPSSEPTMARDEPESLALVWKSPVPKARKPGRKPPTPGPEKAEATAGEGSHGTSPTPAASTRPPGPTLRARFRSLLETAWLSGLALPTWGHKASGPDRSVPHPQVLGGQSHHL
- the C7H15orf39 gene encoding uncharacterized protein C15orf39 homolog isoform X2; translated protein: MAEKRPLGTLGPVIYGKLPRLEADSGPGHSLSSSVGNQDPCSYKGAYFSCPMGSAPKAGSEQLASWTPYPPLYPTSMAGPPLRTDSLLTSCLLYRPAAESSEKVQDPGPVELLPFGPQSHSYPGPPLAAPKPVYRGPLCYGLSACLGDGAAKRPLDVDWTMVPGPLLPPADPSCSLTPTPGKGQSLDGTFLRGVPAGGSGKNSVSFSPCQAFLEKYQTIHSTGLLASKYAGPYPGDPKQALSDGPPSPWTQLAQPLGPACQDTVPTHYPLPHPPQALPCPPACRHPEKQGSYSSVLPLQPLGAHKGAGYPAGGLSSPYLRQQAAQAPYMASVGLDTFSYPSAPLPAPSPGLKLDPPLAPRCPMDFAAQTLGFPYARDDLSLYGASPGLGGTPPSQNSVQAVPSSVQPSAFQRACQSLPASQPCSEPVRPVEKPVQEAEEKVWLPSCRKEQLQPQLDEHPGAPIVIGDSPVPRTPPALPPCAQERQSLLQNKGALPPGSPPMPIIDNVFSLAPYRDYLDVQAPEDSTEPDLAPAPSESPAKDCGGTLPAQEAPSKAPCSLREEVALDLSVKKPLAEAPVRVPSPEVRARPTAALDVPGVGNTVLDLPELEKIVTETPGLPGVPAATEATTPRTNFHSSVAFMFRKFKILRPAPLPATVAPSAPTPATAPAQAVPTPTTVPLGLQILTQPLPVACFNMALPSPPAMAAAPTPALAPSPAQAPAPAPTPASPPAPADSPEQHFTGLHASLCDAISGSVAHSPPEKLREWLETGGPWGRAAWQDCQAVQGLLGKLLSQLQSFVCTQQCPFPHVVRAGAIFVPIHLVKERLFPRLPPASVDHVLQEHRVELRPTTLSEERALRERALHGCTSRMLKLLALRQLPDIYPDLLGLQWRDCVRRQLGEHGAAPVATGAV